The following coding sequences lie in one Psychrobacter arenosus genomic window:
- a CDS encoding Lnb N-terminal periplasmic domain-containing protein — protein sequence MRLSRVLPTYHALLLPTTLAKMTGLALVTLASTTVTAAPSDATEKLKPIAEPAAKTMTAETMAVEKLAASESASSYKQLSQQALALNLAEQTTWRRLLYLKDSKPGRTNSPKANTSPVKNAEFFVSPDGRSDPQAELLALLKMMTAKNLSAAEQSKNQAVLCRFPARIHWLQQQLAIPDAELASIDCGEFDAWMAKLDPQRLSVIFAEEYLDNPLSAFGHTLMLIDSTKSLADPSAIDHAHALNDTVAGNPDDNFALYAVKSMTGLYPNDITIDPYPEKLAYYLQGDERDVWQYPLQLSHAEIQQIMRHVWETKDLGLPYYFTTDNCASEILRYIDIVRPEGSLLSQLPYVVVPSDVVRLLTDEALITEQTYLPADDSLRQAKINALAAQANDDKATVATSKVSGTSTNTNFDTNKETTTAQSALLNLPESLISKDNKLLTTPVMPANNNPNDAHLLQRAMVGVGSRDDLGYLTLGFRAGFNDLLDRPDGYPENFDLEGAALSFRVYDTDDNDSNRPKQKSVVLQDLTLIRGRSFNPINSAKTGKTWGLNLGATRVNDGSEPAGSDHLVANAAYEQGVSVGFGAAKAGTGQQPPQLCYALGTGMTQVGKGINNGWRVGVGANLGCRYQLSPKLRAQAEVQLPYWYHGDIDTDANIDANTGENGTGHYWQPIATLGVQYDIDRNQAIRLQGNYEFQDRVRNKDDVQLAYVKYF from the coding sequence ATGCGACTCTCCCGTGTGCTGCCTACTTATCATGCTCTCTTATTGCCCACAACTTTAGCGAAAATGACCGGCCTGGCGCTAGTGACATTAGCCAGTACCACGGTTACGGCCGCCCCTAGCGATGCTACTGAGAAGTTAAAACCAATAGCTGAGCCAGCTGCCAAGACCATGACCGCCGAAACAATGGCTGTCGAAAAGTTGGCGGCTTCCGAGTCAGCAAGTAGTTATAAGCAGCTAAGCCAACAAGCGCTCGCATTAAATTTAGCGGAACAAACCACTTGGCGCCGCCTGCTCTATTTGAAAGACAGCAAGCCGGGACGGACTAATAGCCCCAAAGCCAATACTAGCCCTGTTAAAAACGCTGAGTTTTTTGTCAGTCCAGACGGGCGTAGCGACCCACAAGCCGAACTGTTGGCTCTATTGAAAATGATGACGGCGAAAAATCTCTCAGCCGCTGAGCAAAGTAAAAATCAAGCGGTCCTATGTCGTTTTCCGGCCCGTATTCACTGGTTGCAACAGCAGCTTGCTATCCCTGATGCCGAGCTAGCTAGTATTGATTGTGGCGAGTTTGATGCTTGGATGGCGAAATTAGACCCCCAGCGTCTGTCAGTGATATTTGCCGAGGAATACTTGGATAACCCGTTATCCGCCTTTGGGCATACCCTGATGCTGATTGACTCGACCAAGAGTCTCGCTGACCCCAGTGCTATTGACCACGCGCATGCGCTAAACGATACGGTTGCCGGCAATCCTGACGATAATTTTGCTCTCTATGCCGTTAAGTCTATGACGGGGTTGTATCCTAATGACATCACCATCGACCCTTATCCTGAAAAGCTAGCCTATTACTTACAAGGGGATGAGCGCGATGTGTGGCAGTACCCCTTACAGCTAAGCCATGCTGAAATTCAGCAAATTATGCGCCATGTTTGGGAGACCAAAGACTTAGGGCTGCCGTATTACTTTACCACCGACAACTGTGCTTCAGAGATTCTGCGTTATATCGATATAGTGCGTCCTGAAGGCAGTTTATTGAGTCAACTGCCATACGTGGTGGTCCCTTCAGATGTGGTGCGTTTATTGACCGATGAAGCTCTGATTACTGAGCAAACTTATCTGCCGGCGGATGACAGCTTACGCCAAGCTAAAATAAATGCGCTAGCTGCACAAGCGAACGATGATAAGGCGACCGTAGCGACTAGTAAGGTTTCGGGCACGAGCACAAATACGAACTTTGATACAAATAAAGAGACTACAACTGCGCAATCCGCCTTATTAAACTTGCCAGAAAGTTTAATTAGTAAGGACAATAAGCTTCTAACCACGCCTGTGATGCCGGCTAATAACAACCCTAATGACGCCCATCTGCTGCAACGGGCCATGGTAGGGGTCGGTAGCCGTGATGATTTAGGGTATTTAACCTTAGGCTTCCGAGCCGGATTTAATGATTTATTAGACCGCCCAGATGGCTATCCAGAAAATTTCGATTTAGAGGGCGCGGCACTGTCTTTCCGCGTTTACGATACCGATGATAATGACAGCAATCGCCCTAAGCAAAAAAGTGTCGTGCTACAAGATTTAACCCTGATTCGGGGTCGTTCCTTCAATCCGATCAATAGTGCGAAGACGGGCAAAACTTGGGGTCTTAATCTAGGCGCTACTCGGGTAAATGATGGTTCGGAGCCCGCTGGCAGCGATCATCTAGTGGCGAATGCTGCTTATGAGCAAGGGGTGTCGGTAGGGTTTGGAGCGGCTAAAGCGGGTACAGGGCAGCAACCGCCACAACTGTGCTATGCGCTTGGTACGGGGATGACCCAAGTGGGTAAAGGGATTAACAATGGCTGGCGGGTAGGGGTTGGCGCCAATCTCGGTTGTCGTTATCAACTATCCCCCAAGTTACGCGCTCAGGCTGAAGTGCAGCTGCCTTATTGGTATCATGGCGATATAGATACAGACGCTAATATTGACGCGAATACTGGTGAGAATGGCACGGGTCATTACTGGCAACCGATAGCGACTTTAGGCGTGCAATACGATATCGACCGCAACCAAGCTATACGTTTGCAAGGTAACTACGAGTTTCAAGACCGTGTGCGCAATAAAGATGATGTGCAATTGGCTTATGTAAAATATTTTTAG
- a CDS encoding GNAT family N-acetyltransferase, which yields MAILVELSAGQHVSLAAPSDLLAIVQIYNQSIDSKVATADLKPVTVAMRQQWFDAHANDSKRPIYVVKNAAGALMAWGSFSNLYDRPAYHISSEISIYVATEYQRQGLAKRLATWMLTQAPQLGIHNVVALVFGHNMASLALFAQLGFNEWGRMPQVCDMEGFIADVVMLGKAVSTADA from the coding sequence ATGGCTATATTGGTTGAGTTATCCGCAGGTCAGCATGTGTCTTTAGCGGCCCCTAGCGACTTGCTAGCTATTGTGCAAATATACAATCAAAGCATCGACAGCAAAGTCGCTACGGCAGATCTTAAACCCGTTACGGTAGCGATGCGGCAACAGTGGTTTGACGCCCATGCTAATGATAGCAAACGGCCGATTTATGTGGTTAAAAATGCAGCAGGTGCCCTGATGGCTTGGGGCAGTTTTAGCAATCTATACGATCGCCCCGCTTATCATATTAGCAGTGAAATCAGCATCTACGTCGCTACAGAGTATCAGCGCCAAGGTCTTGCCAAACGTCTAGCCACTTGGATGTTAACCCAAGCCCCACAGTTAGGCATCCATAATGTCGTCGCATTAGTGTTTGGTCATAATATGGCGAGCCTCGCGCTATTTGCCCAATTAGGCTTTAACGAGTGGGGACGCATGCCACAAGTCTGCGATATGGAAGGGTTTATAGCGGATGTGGTGATGCTAGGCAAGGCGGTTAGCACAGCAGACGCATAA
- a CDS encoding NAD-dependent epimerase/dehydratase family protein, whose product MTAANPTNILVIGQGDIGNLVTNQLAQQDQQVTGLARRERSNYRLDDKVGFLQEDALKLTAEQISDFTHIAIIVTPDQYDVEAYKNTYFGIAQHIAELAEALPKLQRVVFISSTGVYGQDDGEWIDASVQPVAPKREASTYILKAEQVLQQTYGDRAVIIRPSGIYGEERLMRVRKAQEADKSSMPKYAWTNRIMDSDLITIIANVLMLDAEEVQPVYLATDYDPVTSYEIAQWLCEKLDTTVPEIDDTTTVSGKRLHSNIPLAWLTYPDWQSGYRYILQHL is encoded by the coding sequence ATGACAGCAGCCAATCCAACCAATATTCTAGTTATCGGTCAAGGCGATATTGGCAACCTTGTGACCAATCAATTGGCGCAGCAAGACCAGCAGGTAACGGGCCTTGCCCGCCGCGAGCGCAGCAACTATCGCCTAGATGATAAAGTGGGCTTTTTGCAAGAGGATGCCCTAAAGCTTACGGCTGAGCAGATTAGTGACTTTACGCACATTGCCATTATCGTTACCCCTGACCAATATGACGTTGAGGCTTATAAAAATACTTATTTTGGCATTGCCCAACATATTGCTGAGTTAGCAGAGGCTTTACCGAAACTTCAGCGAGTAGTATTTATTTCTTCAACCGGTGTCTATGGTCAAGATGATGGCGAGTGGATAGATGCTAGCGTGCAACCTGTAGCCCCAAAGCGCGAAGCGTCCACCTATATTCTTAAAGCCGAACAAGTCTTACAGCAAACCTATGGTGACAGAGCGGTAATTATTCGCCCTAGTGGTATTTATGGCGAAGAGCGTTTGATGCGCGTCCGTAAGGCACAAGAAGCGGATAAGTCCTCTATGCCAAAATATGCTTGGACAAATCGCATTATGGATAGCGATTTAATTACGATTATTGCTAACGTATTGATGCTCGACGCTGAAGAAGTGCAACCGGTCTATTTAGCCACCGATTATGATCCTGTGACCTCTTATGAGATAGCACAGTGGTTATGTGAGAAGCTGGATACGACAGTGCCTGAAATCGATGATACAACGACCGTATCGGGCAAGCGTTTGCATAGCAATATTCCGTTAGCTTGGCTCACTTATCCGGATTGGCAGTCCGGCTATCGATATATTTTACAACACCTTTAA
- the murJ gene encoding murein biosynthesis integral membrane protein MurJ — protein MAKSKLFRSTMVVSSMTMMSRILGLVRDMVLMSVFGAGGLMDAFLVAFKIPNFLRRLFAEGAFSQAFVPVLSEYKERFTLQEVQILISRTSGALLMILSLLTVVVILAAPWVITLFAPGFADSPDKFGTASDLLRLTFPYLLFISMTAFAGSVLQSYGRFAAPAFAPVLLNLCMIGAALIFAPMFSKPIMALGYAVAIAGLLQFVIQLPQLWQQKLLVAPKVDFQHEGVRRILKLMLPAIFGVSVTQINLLLNTVFASLMIGGSVSWLYAAERLSELPLGLIGVAIGTVILPSLSASEAKKDDVTFRKTLDWASRLIIMVGLPSSLALFVLSDVLMQSLFMRGEFLMRDAEMSGLALRSMSGGILGFMLIKIFAPAFFARQDTRTPVKIGIIAVIANMVFSVIFIGIFYFFKLPLHGGLALATTGASFVNAGLLYYFLHKRDLFRFGPHWKKLFAQFGIASTVMVAALYAMLPYYPVESAQWQRIGAVGIICVVGAMVYGIVLLATGFRPRQLKHG, from the coding sequence ATGGCAAAAAGTAAACTGTTCCGCTCCACCATGGTCGTCAGCTCAATGACGATGATGTCGCGTATTTTAGGGCTAGTGCGCGACATGGTATTAATGAGTGTTTTTGGCGCCGGCGGTCTTATGGATGCGTTCTTGGTCGCCTTCAAGATTCCTAACTTTTTGCGCCGATTGTTCGCCGAAGGGGCTTTTAGCCAAGCCTTCGTCCCCGTCCTCTCTGAATATAAAGAGCGCTTTACCCTACAAGAAGTGCAGATTCTCATTAGCCGTACCTCCGGTGCTTTGCTAATGATTTTATCGCTGCTTACCGTGGTGGTTATACTTGCAGCACCTTGGGTGATTACCTTATTTGCCCCTGGTTTCGCTGACAGCCCTGATAAGTTTGGCACCGCTAGCGACTTATTGCGACTGACCTTCCCTTACTTACTATTTATCTCCATGACCGCGTTTGCTGGTAGTGTTTTGCAAAGTTATGGACGCTTTGCCGCCCCTGCCTTTGCGCCAGTACTGCTCAACCTGTGTATGATTGGGGCAGCGCTTATTTTTGCCCCTATGTTTTCTAAGCCTATTATGGCTTTGGGGTATGCCGTTGCTATTGCAGGTCTGCTACAGTTCGTGATTCAGCTGCCACAATTATGGCAACAAAAACTGCTGGTCGCCCCTAAGGTAGACTTTCAGCACGAAGGGGTGCGCCGTATCCTCAAGTTGATGCTGCCAGCTATCTTTGGCGTGTCGGTCACGCAGATTAACCTATTGTTGAACACCGTCTTTGCCTCATTAATGATAGGTGGCTCGGTATCTTGGCTATATGCTGCCGAGCGTCTAAGTGAGTTGCCATTAGGGTTAATCGGCGTGGCTATCGGTACGGTAATCTTACCTAGCCTATCAGCCAGTGAAGCCAAAAAAGACGACGTCACTTTCCGTAAGACTTTAGACTGGGCTTCACGACTGATTATTATGGTCGGCTTGCCGTCCTCTTTGGCGTTGTTTGTGTTGTCTGATGTATTGATGCAGTCGCTATTTATGCGCGGTGAGTTTTTAATGCGCGATGCGGAAATGAGTGGCTTGGCGCTGCGCAGTATGTCCGGCGGTATCTTAGGCTTTATGCTGATTAAAATCTTTGCTCCCGCTTTCTTTGCCCGCCAAGATACTAGAACGCCGGTGAAAATTGGTATTATTGCCGTCATTGCTAACATGGTCTTTAGTGTTATCTTTATAGGTATCTTTTACTTCTTTAAATTGCCGCTACATGGTGGCCTGGCCTTGGCTACGACGGGTGCCTCGTTCGTCAACGCAGGTCTGCTATATTACTTCTTACATAAGCGCGATTTATTCCGTTTTGGTCCGCATTGGAAAAAGCTATTTGCGCAGTTTGGTATTGCCAGTACGGTTATGGTCGCTGCCTTGTACGCCATGTTGCCTTACTATCCGGTTGAGTCTGCCCAATGGCAACGTATTGGTGCGGTAGGTATTATCTGTGTCGTGGGCGCTATGGTTTACGGTATTGTCTTACTAGCTACCGGTTTCCGTCCGCGTCAATTAAAGCATGGCTAA
- the ampD gene encoding 1,6-anhydro-N-acetylmuramyl-L-alanine amidase AmpD, translating to MPTSAPKNSQSADSFTVAAGRLTPAKWVASPNFNPRPDNTVINAIVIHNISLPPNEFSQQDAKGNHYVEALFTNTLDWDAHPYFKTIEGMEVSAHLFIQRDGRVTQFVDFNERAWHAGRSSYLAQAECNDYSIGIELEGSDFQAFTEAQYATLAPVIAAIHQAYPQTRRHLTGHSDIAPGRKTDPGPFFDWAKLRESVSALMRL from the coding sequence ATGCCTACTTCTGCTCCCAAAAACAGCCAATCTGCTGATAGCTTTACTGTTGCTGCAGGACGCCTCACCCCAGCTAAGTGGGTAGCCTCGCCTAACTTTAACCCGCGTCCAGATAACACAGTAATTAATGCCATTGTTATCCACAATATTAGCTTACCGCCCAACGAGTTTTCGCAGCAGGATGCTAAGGGCAATCATTATGTTGAAGCGTTATTTACCAATACTTTGGACTGGGATGCTCACCCCTACTTTAAAACTATCGAGGGCATGGAAGTGTCGGCGCACCTCTTTATCCAGCGCGATGGCCGAGTCACGCAGTTTGTGGATTTTAATGAACGTGCTTGGCATGCGGGTCGCTCGAGTTATTTAGCACAAGCTGAGTGCAATGATTATAGTATTGGCATTGAGCTAGAAGGCTCAGACTTTCAAGCCTTTACTGAGGCACAATATGCTACCTTGGCGCCGGTCATCGCGGCTATTCATCAAGCCTATCCTCAGACCCGCCGGCATCTAACTGGGCATAGCGATATTGCTCCAGGTCGTAAAACGGATCCCGGGCCTTTTTTTGATTGGGCAAAATTACGAGAAAGTGTCAGCGCACTTATGCGTCTTTAG